The genomic window GTGGAACCACCCAACCCTAATGAGCCGAAAGCCCGCCTGCTGGATGTGTACGCTTGATGAACGGATTCTCGAGCATCTCTCGGAGGATTCGTGGTCGACACCACGGCATATGTCTCAAGTTGTCAAACTCACTGCGTCACGTGGGCGGGTCGAAGAGCGATGTCTGATGCTTTCTCAGGTCGGACTAGTCGCTCCGATCTTCGAGGATAGCAACATGTACGAAATCACCGGCGAAGGACAGGGGTACCTCGATGGCGAGCTTGATGCCGAAAATCGGCCAGACCCGTCTCCTAAAATATTGCAAGAATAAGATAGATCGCTGGTTCTCAGCGCCTATAGCCGATAGAGATTGACCGCTTCACTTGTGAGTGTATAGCGGTACGCCTCATACCGGAAAGTTATCATCCCGTAGTCTCCTCGAGTAGAGAGACCTGGATGGTCTTGGATCGCTGGAACAGCGGTCCGCAATGTTTTCACCGGATCACCTGTTCGGAGTCGATTTTCGATTCTTGCTGGGTTGATTCCGAACTCGTCTTTGAGAACACTTCGATGAGTCACTCCACCATCTGCAACTGCGGCCGAATCGCCGGTATCAGTAGCGTGCATATGGTCGATAAGTGCCTCAAGGGCGTCTTCTGCTGTATCTTCTACCTCTCCATTGATGATTTCGCCATCGGTTCCTAACCATTCTGCGATAACGAAAGTACGTAGATCATCAGCTACTTCTGGATCAGACTCTACGAGTCCGATTTCTTGTAGATGATCTAGTGAGGTTTTTGGATCATAAGTCAGTGATAAGTTGAGTTCTGTCTCAGTATCACTGGATTTGATCCCCTCATGAGCGGGACCGATTCCATTACGAAGGAACCGATATGCAATCGCGATCATCTCTTCACTACAGTCTTTGCTTCCTTTCAGGAAGCGGATCACTCGTTTTACGTGTTGCCGACCCATTTCTCTGAATCTGCGACCATTCCAGTCGCTTGCGGATCTACCGCGAGGGCAAAATCTATATTGGGTGAGATACAAGCCCCACTCGCAATAGATTACCTTGCGGTTCTGTAAACCCGGTCCGTAAGGTAATTTCTACGACCTGGGCGGCACCCGTCCTGTGTGGCAGCCGGTTGGGTGCTGCGCAGGGCGACTCAACCTGTTTAGGTTGTCCTTTCTTGAGTTACATCTGATCTAACTGCTAATAGGTGCGTTTATATAATAAGTCTTCGTCTGTATAGGTACAGACATCTGGACTGATACCGATGACAGATAAAGATAATGGGAGCAGTCGCCGAAATACGGGTATGCTTACAGCCAGAGATCGAGAGGTATTAAGTGGTGGTTCTGACCTGACACGAAGTGCAGAAAGAGACGCAAAATATCGAATAAGAGAAAAAGTGAAACAAGGCTTTGACGATATGTCTTTTCTAATGGATAATCTTGGTGAAAAGGATAGAGAATTAATATTCGATGACTTACTCAAGCAAGAAGTTGACCACATTGCGGCAACTCTTGCATTAATCTACCTAGGAATTGAGGATTCACCCGTTGACCGAAAAGATCCCGACAAGTTGTTTATGGAATCTCTTGGTGTGGCATACTACGTGTGCACAAATGAAAGAGGAGAACTCTACGATGTAGACTTCAGTATTAACGTAGAAAGGAAAAAACCAGATGAGGATAGACTATTTAGGAAAATAAAGCGAGGGGACGGCACTTATGCGGATTTTGTGCATCTACATACAATGGGATTAGTAGAGGATTTATACGAATACGTAATTGAAGAAGAGAAGGTGATATCAATCAGTATGCTGGGTTCAGAAACTGAATACGAAATAACTCCGAGAACCGCGAAGGCAAGATTAAGTTCTGGGAGTAATTAGCGAGAGTTAATTTTCATCATCGAGATGAGCGAGCGCCGAATTATTCGGATCGATATCTTCGACGAACCGTAGCAGCCGTCGCGTTGCCGTCGGATTCTCCTCAATATGTTCGAGGAAGTGAACCATCCCCTGCAGCGCGACGTTCTGCTTGTGGTAGTCCCACGTTCGAAGCTGGATTCTGAGGTCCTTGTCGGTGATGACCTTCACGCCCTCGTCCTGTAAGGTTTCTCGAGCGTCGGCTTCGACCTTCGACAGACTCGCGACGAAGATCGTGGTACCCGAATTGATCCCATCCCGCGTTTCCCATCTTGTCGTACCGCTGGGCGGTCGCTGATGGCACTCACCACCAGAGTGACCGCGTACTCGTGACCTCAGTGAACAATGAGGTGATTGATGTATCGATTATTCTCTCAGCCTACTTTCGACTAGTAGAATAGTCACCGTAACGAATAAACGATGGGTATGGTAACTCACTGAGAAGAATAAACATTGAATAAGTATGGAACCTGAGCAGCCAAAAAGCAGTAGTCAGGACGATGAGCCTGAAATAGAAAGTGCAGAGCTAAGTGATGTTCCAGCCGGGCTAAAACGAATTACTGCATGGTGTTACCGTTTCCTCACAGACCGTCCAGAATGGCAGAGAGGTGTTATTGGAACGTCTACATTCCTTGGCGGGATCTATTTTGGATCCCAAATCGCTGCAGCGATTAATGTCGTTGCAGGATTACTAGCACAAACTGTCGGTACCGTTTCGTTTACAATAAATCACGTTATCTTGGTCGTTGTCGGTGTAATTGCAGGACTTCAGTGGAGAGTTTCCCGACAACTTAACATGGTTGGCGATGAAGTGGAGGATATGACTCCAAGGTCCCCCCAAACTGATGGAGGAAGAGAAATTGAGTTGAGAGACTCTGACGATGGGGGTGACGCGACCGGAGGGGGTGCAATAGGCGGAGCGATCGCTGGAGGTGCGATTGGTGCCGCCTTCGGACCAGGTGGTGCAATTGGTGGTGCAGTGTTAGGTGCGATTCTGGGTGACGGAATAGAAAAGAACGAGGACAAGCAGCAACGAGATAATAAGGGTCAGTTCAAGTAGGCTGTCAACTTCTACTGATTTTAGTTATAGCCAATTGACCTTAGCTCGCTCACGTTCTTGAGCCTCAGGGCTGTAACTCCCTCTATAATGCTCGAGAAAGGTCTCGAGGTCGTTCCAGCCGCCCCAGTCACAGACCAAGAGCGGATCGACATCGTCTGAGGCGAGTGCAGTCGCCCAGGTCCGACGGAGATCGTGGAACCCGAGGTGATCCCAGCCGGCGTCTCCCGTCTCGTCGTACAGTTGGTCGGCAGACGATCGAACCCACCGCCGGAGTGAGCGCGTACTCGTGATCTCGACGAGCGACGAGCTGGTCGGTGCGTCGCGCACGTCGTCGACCGTTCGGATGGTCGTCGCGAGATCGCGCGGGACCGGCGTCTCTCGGAACTTGTCACCTTTCCCGTGCCAGACGCGGAGCATCGTTCCAGCGTCGGTGTCGACGACGTCCTCCGGTGCAACATCGAGGACCTCGTGTGAGCGGAGTCCGCACCGCGCTCCGAGTGCGAACGCGATCCGCTGCTGGGTATCGTCGGCTGCCTCGAGCAACTGTTCTACTTCGTTCTGGCTGAGCCAGACCTTCATGTCGTCGCGGTTCTCGTGCTGTTGGAGATTCATGCGTCCGGGTTGCCTGCATCCCGGACAAGAACCGCGGGGAATCTAGTTTTTTCGGTGGTGCTCAAGAGGGAAATCGGGCCGATTCTGTCCGACTCTCATCGAATTCTCGGACATGGCGTTGAAGCGGGACAGACGACGATATCGTTAACTCTCCAGGTCAGCTACTCTATTTTCAAGTTCCTCAATTCGCTGAACGACATCATCCATGTTGTTTAGATCTCCCGTATTCTCCTTAGAAGAGGTACTGAGTGGGTCTTCTGACAATCTCAAAGAATGACGAGCGTCCAAAATCATTCGTACATATGCAGAGAGAGACTTGTCATGCTCTTCAGCCTCTTCGTTCAGTTTCTGATACAGTTCCTCAGGGAGTTGTACTGTTATTCTTGATCGCATCTGGTACATCTTTCTCTGAAGAGCAAAAACATGTTATCGGTTATGATAATTCCTTCGCAGATTTCTGGAACCACAAAGACCTGATTCTCGGACACAGAAACGCAGTGAGGTTACATACGAAGTGAAGAGAGATAGTCGATGAACGACAAGAGCAAAACACCCCTAGCAGAATCTATGTTCTATGACCAGTTATGGCGACAAGTACGTCGTCAATGAGACATACCGGAGTTCGATGGATCCAGCGAAAGATGAATTCCAGACATGGCTAAACGGACCAATCGAGACGGGAATAAGAAATTCAGGCGGCATCCGCTCGATTAACAATCCGAACACCGGTGAACGCGAGTTCTTAGTCTTCTACTCCGATTCCAGTTCCTCTCAAACTCAAAACCCATGGGAGGACGTCATCAACATGTCTGATGGGATTGCTCATTACTGGGGCGACGCTAAAGCAAGGCACCGTCCCGATCCAGACGCACCCACGGGTAACGGCTGGGTCAAAATAGACTATACGGAAACCTACGCTCAGGGCAAGCGTGCAGACGCACCACCAGTGTTATTATTCGAACAGCCAGAATCAGGTGAAGTCACCTTCCGTGGAGTGTGCGTGATTACTGACCTCCGAATCGAACGTCACAAAGATGAGGGCGAAACAGCCGTCAACTATCTGATTGAGCTTGCGATTCTCGATACCGATGCCATTAGTCTGGAATGGATTCATCGAAAGGCGCGAACCGGTGTCGATACCGGCGGGCCTGACGCTTGGAACCAGTGGGTGTCGGATGGACGAATTCAACGGTACTCCATATACAAAGACAGCATCCGCGCAAAGGAGACTCAATACCCAAACGGACACGAGAAAGAACTGCTCGATGATATCCGAGACCGTCTCGATGGTCCGAATAAGGGGGTCCAACTCGAGTATCTCCTCAAATTCCTTCTCGAACAACTCCCCACATTCACTAATGTAGAGTTGACTCCCCCAAGCGGTGACAGAGGCGTAGATCTCACAGGCAGTATCGATCTCCTCGCAGATACCCATCT from Natrinema versiforme includes these protein-coding regions:
- a CDS encoding restriction endonuclease, which produces MTSYGDKYVVNETYRSSMDPAKDEFQTWLNGPIETGIRNSGGIRSINNPNTGEREFLVFYSDSSSSQTQNPWEDVINMSDGIAHYWGDAKARHRPDPDAPTGNGWVKIDYTETYAQGKRADAPPVLLFEQPESGEVTFRGVCVITDLRIERHKDEGETAVNYLIELAILDTDAISLEWIHRKARTGVDTGGPDAWNQWVSDGRIQRYSIYKDSIRAKETQYPNGHEKELLDDIRDRLDGPNKGVQLEYLLKFLLEQLPTFTNVELTPPSGDRGVDLTGSIDLLADTHLSGTATTVDFKAQAKNTASSISGKELSRLASRIDDGEIGLFFTTSHFTHSAQKENSTTYPVRLFAAADLVEMLLQTDLVESHRLNDEIVSEIKESA
- a CDS encoding site-specific integrase — its product is MNLQQHENRDDMKVWLSQNEVEQLLEAADDTQQRIAFALGARCGLRSHEVLDVAPEDVVDTDAGTMLRVWHGKGDKFRETPVPRDLATTIRTVDDVRDAPTSSSLVEITSTRSLRRWVRSSADQLYDETGDAGWDHLGFHDLRRTWATALASDDVDPLLVCDWGGWNDLETFLEHYRGSYSPEAQERERAKVNWL